GACGCGTGTTTCCCTGGCCCGCAGCTGCCTGGTCATTCCGCGGGCCTAGCGGCCCCAATCCGAGGAGCCTGGGATGATCGAGCAGACCGTGGAGGTCCCGACCAAGGACGGGGCCACGACCACCTTCATCGTCCATCCGGAACGGGATGGGCCGCATCCGGTGATCCTGTTCTTCATGGACGCCCCGGCGATCCGCGAAGAGCTGCGCGACATGGCCCGCCGGTTCGCCAGCGCCGGCTATTACGTGATGCTGCCCAACCTCTACTACCGCTCCGGCGTGCTGGAACTAACGGCCGAGGACTGGGCCGACCCCGAGCGGAAGAAGATGTTCGGGCTGATGTACTCGCTGACCATCCCGCTGGTGATGGAGGACACCGACGCCCTGCTGGCCTATGCCGACGGCCAGGCCGCCGCCGACGCCAAGACCGTGGGCTGCGTCGGCTACTGCATGAGCGGTCAGTTCTCGATCAATGCCGCGGCGCGCCATCCCGACCGGGTCAAGGCGGCGGCCTCGATCTACGGCACCTTCCTGGTCACCGACAAACCCGACAGCCCGCATGTCGCGGCCCGCAAGGCCAAGGGCGAACTCTACTTCGCCTGCGCCGAGATCGACCGCTGGGCGCCGTTGGAAATGGTCCAGGCCCTGGAGACATCGCTGAAATCGGACGAGATCGAGGCCGAGGTCGAGTTCTATCCCGGCGTCGAGCACGGCTTCGCCTTCCCCAACCGCGCCGCCTACGACAAGACCGCCGCCGAACGCCACTGGGAGCGGCTCAACGCCCTGTTCCGTCGCCGGCTGGGTTAGCGCGCGGACGGGTTGGCGGGAAAGCCATGATCTCATTGACGCGAGCTGAGTGAAGTCATGGTCTTCTGGATCGCGAGCGCGGCTGGACTGGCGATCGCCTACCTCCTGGGTTCCACGCCCACGGGTTATCTGGCGGGGAGACTGCTCAAGGGGATAGATATCCGCGAGCACGGCTCCGGATCCACGGGGGCGACCAACGTATTGCGAACCCTGGGGAAATGGCCTGGGTTGGTGGTGCTCCTGGTGGATTTGCTGAAGGGCGGGGCGGCGATCGCCTTTGTCCGCTGGTA
This genomic stretch from Phenylobacterium sp. LH3H17 harbors:
- a CDS encoding dienelactone hydrolase family protein, whose protein sequence is MIEQTVEVPTKDGATTTFIVHPERDGPHPVILFFMDAPAIREELRDMARRFASAGYYVMLPNLYYRSGVLELTAEDWADPERKKMFGLMYSLTIPLVMEDTDALLAYADGQAAADAKTVGCVGYCMSGQFSINAAARHPDRVKAAASIYGTFLVTDKPDSPHVAARKAKGELYFACAEIDRWAPLEMVQALETSLKSDEIEAEVEFYPGVEHGFAFPNRAAYDKTAAERHWERLNALFRRRLG